The genomic interval CGGCGCGCTGCCGATGACCGCGGTGATCGTGCGCAGCGCGGCGAACGTGCAGGCGGGCGCGCGGACCAAGGCGTCCCGGGTGCTGCACGGCGTATGGCTGCTGCTGTTCGCGGCGCTGCTGCCGAACGTCCTCGCGTACATCCCGATCCCGGCCCTGGCGGGCATCCTCGTGCACGCCGGCGCCAAGCTGATCCCGGTCCGGGAGATCGTGTCGCTGTGGCGCGAGCACCGGGGCGAGGCGCTGATCCTGGTCGTGACGGCCCTGTCGATCGTCGCGGTCAGCATGTTCGAGGGCGTTCTCATCGGCCTCGCGCTGGCCGTCGCGAAGACGGCGTGGGAGGCCTCGCACATCAAGCTGGAGGTCGTCGACAAGGGCGCGGGCCCCGTGCAGGCCTACCTGTCGGGCAACGCGACCTTCCTGCGGCTGCCGAAGATCCTCGACAGCCTGGAGGCGCTCCCCCAGGACCGGCCGGTCGAACTGCACCTCTCCGGCCTGCACCACCTCGACCACGCCTGCCGTACGGCCCTGGAGAACTGGGCGGAGCGGCACAGCGCGGCCGGTACCGAGCCGGTGAAGATGACAGCAGTGCAGGTCACGGCCGTGAAGTAGCGGCGGCGGTGTCTGCTCCGGGGCGATCGTGGCCCCGGAGCAGGCGCCGGGCATACCCTTGCAGGAGCAGATAAAACGGCCTCTCGACGAGGGGGTCAGGATGCTCCAGGAACTGCTGGTGGCGGGCGCGGCGGCCGGTTCCGCGTGCGTCGTCTACGTGGCTGCGGCGGCCAGGGTCGTCAAGCAGTACGAGCGCGGGGTCGTGTTCCGCCTCGGGCGGGTGGCCGGCGAGGTGCGGGCACCCGGCTTCACCATGGTCGTCCCGTTCGTGGACCGGCTCCGCAAGGTCAACATGCAGATCGTGACGATGCCCATCCCCGCGCAGGAGGGCATCACACGGGACAACGTGACCGTGCGCGTCGACGCGGTGGTCTACTTCAAGGTCGTCAACGCGGCCGACGCGATCATCACGGTCGAGGACTACCGCTTCGCGGTCTCGCAGATGGCCCAGACGTCACTGCGGTCGATCATCGGCAAGAGCGACCTCGACGATCTGCTCTCCAGCCGCGAAAAGCTCAACCAGGGGCTGGAGTTGATGATCGACAGCCCGGCCGTCGGCTGGGGCGTGCAGATCGACCGCGTCGAGATCAAGGACGTCTCCCTCCCCGAGACGATGAAGCGCTCCATGGCCCGGCAGGCCGAGGCCGACCGTGAGCGGCGGGCCCGGATCATCAACGCGGACGCCGAGTTGCAGGCCTCGAAGAAGCTGGCGGAGGCCGCCGGGGTGATGTCCGAACAGCCCGCCGCACTCCAACTGCGCCTGCTGCAAACGGTGGTGGCGGTCGCTGCCGAGAAGAACTCGACGCTCGTGCTCCCCTTCCCGGTGGAGTTGCTGCGCTTCCTGGAACGCGCGCAGCCGCAACAGCCGTCTCCCGTGCCGCCCCCGCCCGCCGTGGACCCGTAGTCCCGCCCGCTGACTGGCGGGCACGGCCCCCGCGTCGCAGGATCGAGGGAGCCGACCGGAAGGGGTGCCCCATGGCCGAGAAGGGCGCGAAGCGCAAGAGCGGGAAGAAGAGCGGGACGGTCCCCGTCGCCGACCTCCTGCGCGTCCCCGCCGGCCGCCCGGTCGACCTCTCCTCCTACGACGCGGCAGCCACCCCCGGCGGCCCCGCCGACAAGGCCGCCGGCCTCAAGGACACCGCCCGGATGGGCGAACACCTCGCCGACCTGCAAGAACGCCTCTGGGCATCGAGCACGGCCGGCGACGGGCGCCGCCTGCTCCTGGTCCTCCAGGGCATGGACACCAGCGGCAAGGGCGGCACGGTCAAGCACGTCATCGGCCTGTTCAACCCCTCCGGCTGCCGGATCAGCGCCTTCAAGGCACCCACCCCCGAAGAGCGCAAGCACGACTTCCTCTGGCGCATCAGACGCGCCCTCCCCCACCCCGGCGAGATCGGCATCTTCGACCGCTCCCACTACGAGGACGTCCTCATCGCCCGCGTCCGCGAACTCGCCCCGCACCGCGAGATCAACGACCGCTACACCCAGATCAACCGCTTCGAGAAGTCCCTGACCGACGACGGCGTGACGGTCGTCAAGTGCTTCCTCCACATCTCCTACGACCAGCAGCAGCGCCGCCTGCTCGAACGCCTCGACAACCCGGACAAGCACTGGAAGTTCAACCCGGGCGACATCGCGGAACGCGCGCTCTGGCCCGCGTACCAACAGGCGTACGAGATCGCCCTCGACCGCTGTTCCACGCCGGACGCCCCCTGGTACCTGATCCCGGCCGACCGCAAGTGGTACCGGAACTGGGCGATCAGCCGCCTCCTCCTGGAACATCTGACGGCACTGGACCCGCAGTATCCGAAGGCGGACTTCGACGTGGCCAAGTCCCGGGAGCAGCTGCTGAGTTCGGGCTGAGCGGGGACCGGTACGGTTCACCCATGGCATGGCGGAGACCGACGTATCGGATGGTGGACGGGGAACGGATCGACGGGGTCTGGTGCCACATCTGGCGGCGAACCGACTTCAGTGGCGAGTACTACGTCGACGATCTCGTCCTGTACGCCGACGGGAGCGTTTCCTGCGATGCCAAGGATCTGCCCGGTCTGAAGAGGCAGCTGGACACCGGCCGGCTCGCGCTGACATCTCCCGATACTCCCGTGAGGCTGGATGAGCGGTCGAAGTGGGAGTCCCGGTGGGGTGAGCCGCGCACCCCGGAGAGTTTTCTGCTCGAAGTCGCCGACCTGGTCGAGGAGTTGAACGGTCGGCCGACCGCCGCTCGGCGCTGCTGGGACGCCGCGGAACGCTTCGCGCGGGAGCCGAGCGAGGCGAACCGGGAGCTGTTGCGGGCGGCGTATCTCGCCGTACCGCAGCATCTGCGCATCTTCGTGCTCGGCGACATGGACCGGCAGGACCGCCCGTTGCGGATCCTCCTCACCGACGTGGGCTCGCATGTCGACGGGGACGGTCCCCTGGTGACGGCGGAGATGCACGAGGCCCAGCTGGAGTACTTCCGGCGCGGGGAGGCGGCGGTCGCGGAGGCTGAGCGGCAGCGGGCCGCGCTCCACGCCGACGACCCGGTCACGGCCGGGCGGGCGACCGTCACCTCGCACCAGGCCGTCTACCCGCGGGGCTGGCCGACCGAGCCGGACCTGTTCGTGCTGCGGAACGACTTCCCCTCGCCCATCGCCTACGACGGCGAGACATACCCGTCCGTCCTGCACGGCTACTGGGCCCTTTCGGCGGCCGACCCCGCCGACCGTGCCGCTATCCGAGAGGCACCCTCCGGGTGGGACGCGCAGGAGCTGGGCGGCGGGGTCGTACGGCGGGACGGGTGGACCGGGCTGCGGCTCGCGGTGATGGCGGGGCTGCTGCGGGCCAAGTTCACCCAGCATCCGGAACTCGCGGCGGTCCTGCTCGGCACGGAGGACGCGCGCATCAGCTACACCGGTTACTCGGACTCGCCGTTCTGGCTCGACGAGCGCGACGACCGGGGGCGCAACTGGGTGGGGCGGCTGCTGGAGCTGGTCCGGTCGGAGCTGACCCTGGCCCAGGAGACGCAAGAAGGCGAGAAGGTTCATATAACCGAATAATCCCTTTTGCTGCGTTACGTTCGCTCGGTGACCATTCGAGTACGACGAGTCGCCGCCGCCTGTGCACTCGGCGCCGCGCTCACCGCCTGCGGGGCCCCCTCGGCGCCCCATGCCAGCCGTCCGGCGCCCAGCGCGCCCTCCGCCGCCGTCTCGCGGCCGCCCACTCTCGCGCCCGGCCCCGCCGGTCTGACCCCGGTCTTCAAGAACGGTCCGCGGGTGGACGGCAAGACCGTCGCGCTGACCTTCGACGCCGACATGACCGCCGACGAGGGACCTCGCGCGGCGGCGGGCGAGCACTTCGACAATCCGCAGTTGATCTCCACGCTGCGCACGCTGAAGGTGCCGGCGACCGTGTTCATGACCGGGCGATGGGCCGACGAGTACCCGGCCGAGGCCCACGCCATCGGACGCGACCCGCAGTTTGAGATCGCCAACCATTCGTACAGCCACTACGCCTTCACCGGTGACTGCTACGGCCTGCCGACCGTGTCCCCGGACCGGATGAAGGCGGACGTGGAGCGGGCGTACACCGCTTTCAAGAAGGCGGGCGTGCCGAACGCGATGCCGTACTTCCGCTTCCCCGGCGGGTGTTACGACCGGCAGGCGCTGAAGACGCTGAGCGCGGTCGGTGTCACGGCGGTGCAGTGGGACGTGGTGAGCGGCGACGCGTTCGCGACGGACTCGGACGCCGTGGCCCAGCAGGTCCTGGACGGTGTGAAGCCCGGCTCGGTGGTCGTCATGCACTGCACGCGCAGCGCCGCCCCGGCGACCGAACGCGCCGTCCGCATGATCGTGCCCGAGCTGCGGAAGAAGGGGTACCGGTTCGTGAAGGTCTCCGAGCTGATCGGGGCGACGGACCGGCACCGCTGAGGTCGGCTGGGGTCGGCCGGTGGCGCGCTCCTCTTACGCTGGTCGCATGAGCGACGAAGAGCCGGCGCCGGCGTACGCGGAGTGTGTGCTGTGCCAGGAGCCGACCGAGTACCCGGAGTCGTACAAGGGGATCACGCTGTGCCCCGTGTGCGAGT from Streptomyces sp. NBC_01288 carries:
- a CDS encoding NADAR family protein codes for the protein MAWRRPTYRMVDGERIDGVWCHIWRRTDFSGEYYVDDLVLYADGSVSCDAKDLPGLKRQLDTGRLALTSPDTPVRLDERSKWESRWGEPRTPESFLLEVADLVEELNGRPTAARRCWDAAERFAREPSEANRELLRAAYLAVPQHLRIFVLGDMDRQDRPLRILLTDVGSHVDGDGPLVTAEMHEAQLEYFRRGEAAVAEAERQRAALHADDPVTAGRATVTSHQAVYPRGWPTEPDLFVLRNDFPSPIAYDGETYPSVLHGYWALSAADPADRAAIREAPSGWDAQELGGGVVRRDGWTGLRLAVMAGLLRAKFTQHPELAAVLLGTEDARISYTGYSDSPFWLDERDDRGRNWVGRLLELVRSELTLAQETQEGEKVHITE
- a CDS encoding polysaccharide deacetylase family protein, which translates into the protein MTIRVRRVAAACALGAALTACGAPSAPHASRPAPSAPSAAVSRPPTLAPGPAGLTPVFKNGPRVDGKTVALTFDADMTADEGPRAAAGEHFDNPQLISTLRTLKVPATVFMTGRWADEYPAEAHAIGRDPQFEIANHSYSHYAFTGDCYGLPTVSPDRMKADVERAYTAFKKAGVPNAMPYFRFPGGCYDRQALKTLSAVGVTAVQWDVVSGDAFATDSDAVAQQVLDGVKPGSVVVMHCTRSAAPATERAVRMIVPELRKKGYRFVKVSELIGATDRHR
- a CDS encoding slipin family protein → MLQELLVAGAAAGSACVVYVAAAARVVKQYERGVVFRLGRVAGEVRAPGFTMVVPFVDRLRKVNMQIVTMPIPAQEGITRDNVTVRVDAVVYFKVVNAADAIITVEDYRFAVSQMAQTSLRSIIGKSDLDDLLSSREKLNQGLELMIDSPAVGWGVQIDRVEIKDVSLPETMKRSMARQAEADRERRARIINADAELQASKKLAEAAGVMSEQPAALQLRLLQTVVAVAAEKNSTLVLPFPVELLRFLERAQPQQPSPVPPPPAVDP
- a CDS encoding polyphosphate kinase 2 family protein gives rise to the protein MAEKGAKRKSGKKSGTVPVADLLRVPAGRPVDLSSYDAAATPGGPADKAAGLKDTARMGEHLADLQERLWASSTAGDGRRLLLVLQGMDTSGKGGTVKHVIGLFNPSGCRISAFKAPTPEERKHDFLWRIRRALPHPGEIGIFDRSHYEDVLIARVRELAPHREINDRYTQINRFEKSLTDDGVTVVKCFLHISYDQQQRRLLERLDNPDKHWKFNPGDIAERALWPAYQQAYEIALDRCSTPDAPWYLIPADRKWYRNWAISRLLLEHLTALDPQYPKADFDVAKSREQLLSSG